A single window of Rubripirellula lacrimiformis DNA harbors:
- a CDS encoding FG-GAP-like repeat-containing protein, giving the protein MKWLPTGILIAAQCMTGCERLPPEEISRVSPEGSGQQTSNDIQRQKPAPSQALSVPIAEVESGVANQKRTCKRLRDESRQLAGRDPEAAKSRLRQVLIISPDDTEALFFLAMLTAGSNELDMAVDLLEQIPWDHPEAGLAALGQSADWLFQLERYNEAERRYLQVISAVPSAIRARRQLAYLLNRQGRRHEAAVHIRELCRQGNIRQDELHSLISLSTAMHDAPEDTSNAAANPNQRMYWPIGSSGIARHLFTEKRYREAGEQVRPMIAQGLAPPSVVALYGRAVCEGQHDTAIQWWLSQVDEDTQKHADYWAAIGTLELGQQRFETAIRALAEAIDRDPTDLRSVNRLRQALQTIGEVEQAKLWQDYSFAIKKSMKLNRELAAADPAESAKALQLAESLAELNRPLEATLWKWVATVGVLSDPATGAEGIAEHADTRQMLTRLRQQRERLVAAKRGFPSASVRLYGSNLLTYPLPENVFVATSSLENPAVCSHRIGQSAPAKFENLSAAIALDHTYQVAAEPTGNGFSIYQQLGGGVAVCDFDLDGACDLYFAQGAAEPPTYRGQLSNQLFRHVGHSLLDVTERADASETRYSLGVASGDWNQDGFPDLVSANLGVNTLLINNGDGTFTSRPLADTPNLQRLPSSIAMADVTDDSLPDLFCVYYVDDPQIAKKPPRDLSNRVLDQVSPGDFSHTADQLMINDGQGRVSPSVGMEQSAGLPGLGVLIANFDGMPGNEIFVGNDLYPNQLWGRDPERGKWSNVASLIGCAYGFDGTATGSMGIAAADFDNNGLFDIHIANFENESSSLFMHGNGMFQDRSVQYGLDSPTRPRVGFGCQAIDYDNDGWRDLVVTNGQLDDSIKNSGPFRQRCQLIRNEGGKFKQVEVKRNSGYWDQGHLGRGLAKLDWNRDGKTDFVVTHLGERSALLLNQTQSGHHWLQIHLVGTKSERDGTGALIRVQVGKCERVEMVTAGDGYLCRNESVVSFGLGAATQADVIVDWPSGETQAIGTVAADQRIQVIESQGFDSCRRDSGGNQ; this is encoded by the coding sequence ATGAAATGGTTGCCTACCGGGATTCTGATTGCGGCGCAGTGCATGACTGGCTGCGAACGCCTGCCCCCTGAGGAGATTTCACGCGTCTCACCAGAAGGTTCTGGGCAGCAGACCAGCAATGATATCCAACGGCAGAAACCTGCTCCATCGCAAGCCTTGTCGGTGCCGATCGCCGAGGTGGAATCTGGAGTGGCGAATCAGAAACGCACTTGCAAGCGGTTGCGGGACGAATCCAGGCAGCTTGCCGGTCGGGATCCCGAAGCCGCTAAGTCTCGGTTGCGGCAAGTTTTAATAATCAGCCCCGATGATACCGAGGCACTGTTCTTCTTGGCGATGCTAACCGCGGGATCCAACGAACTGGACATGGCCGTTGACCTACTCGAGCAAATCCCCTGGGATCATCCCGAAGCCGGGCTTGCCGCCCTCGGACAATCGGCCGACTGGCTGTTTCAGTTGGAACGGTACAATGAAGCCGAGCGTCGATACCTTCAAGTAATCTCCGCCGTTCCCAGCGCCATTCGAGCTCGGCGTCAGCTCGCTTATCTGCTCAACCGCCAAGGCCGTCGACACGAAGCGGCCGTACATATTCGCGAATTATGCCGACAAGGAAATATTCGGCAAGACGAGCTTCATTCGTTGATTTCGTTGTCGACGGCGATGCATGACGCCCCCGAAGACACGTCAAACGCCGCGGCGAATCCAAACCAGCGAATGTACTGGCCGATCGGCTCCTCCGGGATCGCCAGGCATTTGTTCACCGAGAAACGGTATCGCGAGGCGGGCGAGCAAGTGCGTCCGATGATCGCCCAGGGTCTGGCACCGCCGTCCGTGGTCGCGCTCTATGGCCGGGCGGTTTGCGAGGGGCAACACGACACGGCCATCCAATGGTGGCTTTCACAAGTTGACGAAGACACCCAAAAACACGCTGACTATTGGGCCGCGATTGGCACACTGGAATTGGGGCAGCAGCGGTTCGAAACGGCCATCCGAGCGCTGGCCGAAGCGATCGACCGTGACCCTACTGACCTGCGCTCGGTCAACCGGCTTCGCCAAGCGCTGCAGACCATCGGTGAGGTGGAACAGGCAAAGTTATGGCAAGACTATTCGTTCGCGATTAAGAAATCAATGAAACTCAATCGTGAATTGGCTGCCGCTGACCCTGCAGAGTCGGCAAAGGCATTGCAACTTGCCGAATCACTGGCGGAACTCAACCGTCCACTCGAAGCCACTCTCTGGAAATGGGTGGCAACGGTTGGCGTGCTTTCGGATCCCGCTACCGGTGCGGAAGGGATCGCAGAGCACGCCGACACGAGGCAAATGCTGACTCGATTACGCCAGCAGCGAGAACGTCTGGTGGCTGCCAAGCGTGGTTTTCCATCGGCGAGCGTTCGATTGTATGGATCGAATTTGCTAACGTATCCGCTGCCAGAAAATGTGTTTGTGGCAACATCATCGCTGGAAAATCCTGCGGTCTGCTCGCACAGGATCGGCCAATCGGCGCCCGCCAAATTCGAGAATCTTTCTGCTGCGATCGCGTTGGATCATACGTACCAGGTCGCTGCCGAGCCGACGGGAAATGGATTTTCGATCTACCAGCAACTTGGTGGTGGAGTTGCGGTCTGTGATTTTGATTTGGACGGTGCGTGCGACCTGTACTTTGCTCAAGGGGCTGCGGAACCGCCAACCTACCGTGGCCAACTTTCCAATCAGCTCTTTCGTCACGTCGGCCATTCGCTGTTGGATGTCACCGAACGCGCCGATGCGAGCGAGACACGGTATTCGCTGGGTGTGGCCAGTGGCGACTGGAACCAGGACGGTTTTCCTGATCTCGTTTCAGCCAACCTGGGCGTGAACACGCTCCTGATCAACAACGGCGATGGAACGTTCACCAGCCGTCCGCTAGCTGATACTCCCAATCTTCAACGCCTGCCTTCGTCGATCGCGATGGCGGACGTGACTGACGACTCGTTGCCGGATCTTTTTTGCGTCTACTACGTGGACGATCCCCAAATCGCCAAAAAGCCGCCCAGAGACTTATCGAATCGAGTTCTTGACCAGGTTTCACCGGGTGATTTCAGCCACACCGCGGATCAACTGATGATCAATGATGGCCAGGGGCGTGTCAGCCCATCCGTTGGCATGGAACAATCCGCTGGGTTACCAGGACTAGGAGTGCTCATCGCAAATTTTGATGGCATGCCTGGCAACGAGATTTTTGTGGGCAATGACCTGTACCCCAATCAGCTCTGGGGCCGTGATCCCGAGCGGGGAAAGTGGTCGAATGTGGCGTCCCTGATTGGCTGCGCCTACGGGTTTGATGGCACTGCAACGGGATCGATGGGCATCGCCGCCGCAGACTTCGATAACAACGGGCTGTTTGACATCCACATTGCCAACTTTGAAAACGAAAGTTCTAGCCTGTTCATGCACGGCAACGGAATGTTCCAGGATCGCAGTGTCCAATACGGCCTGGATTCCCCGACTCGTCCAAGGGTCGGCTTTGGCTGCCAAGCGATTGACTATGACAATGATGGATGGCGAGATTTGGTGGTCACCAACGGGCAACTTGATGACTCCATCAAAAACTCAGGACCATTCCGCCAACGCTGCCAACTGATTCGCAACGAAGGGGGGAAATTTAAACAAGTCGAGGTTAAGAGGAACTCGGGTTACTGGGATCAAGGGCATCTTGGACGTGGATTGGCAAAGCTTGACTGGAACCGGGATGGGAAAACGGACTTTGTCGTCACGCACCTCGGTGAGCGTTCGGCGCTGTTACTGAATCAAACGCAAAGTGGGCACCATTGGTTACAGATTCACTTGGTGGGAACGAAGAGCGAGCGAGATGGAACTGGGGCACTCATTCGTGTGCAGGTTGGAAAATGTGAACGTGTGGAAATGGTAACCGCTGGGGATGGCTATCTATGCCGAAACGAATCTGTCGTCTCCTTCGGGCTGGGGGCGGCAACCCAAGCGGACGTCATTGTGGATTGGCCAAGCGGCGAGACCCAAGCGATTGGCACCGTCGCAGCGGATCAGAGAATTCAAGTGATTGAATCCCAAGGATTTGATTCCTGCCGACGGGATTCTGGTGGCAATCAATGA
- a CDS encoding glycosyltransferase family 2 protein, with product MDGKTPWGLATQQPAVSFVIPTMDEEPSLAKLHSEISRVCAEQQIEHEIIFVDDGSSDGSWRLIASLVASHPGTVGIRFRRNFGKAAALEAGFAAARGKFILTMDADLQDDPKEIPRFLAKMDEGFDVVSGWKRVRHDPWHKVLPSRVFNGMVSRLTGVKLHDHNCGYKSYRREIFDEVRLYGERHRFVPVLAAARGWQVGEIEVEHHAREFGSSKYGVSRLVKGFLDLLTIYFVTRFSARPLHLIGTFGLLSFAAGGMGIVYLSVRWCVSRLSDSMVDLHLHQTAIFYYCILFVLLGSQLFLAGLLAELIVSKTDDRRTVYNIADRLPK from the coding sequence ATCGATGGCAAAACGCCTTGGGGGCTGGCGACGCAACAGCCCGCGGTATCGTTTGTCATCCCAACGATGGACGAAGAACCGTCGCTCGCAAAACTGCATTCGGAAATCAGCCGAGTTTGTGCAGAGCAGCAGATCGAACACGAAATCATTTTTGTCGACGACGGGTCCAGTGACGGTTCATGGCGGTTGATCGCATCGCTGGTGGCAAGCCATCCGGGCACCGTGGGAATTCGATTTCGCCGCAACTTCGGCAAGGCGGCCGCGTTGGAAGCTGGGTTCGCCGCAGCAAGAGGAAAATTCATCCTGACGATGGACGCCGACTTGCAGGACGATCCCAAGGAAATCCCTCGTTTCCTAGCCAAGATGGACGAAGGTTTCGATGTCGTTAGCGGATGGAAACGTGTTCGGCATGACCCCTGGCATAAAGTGCTGCCCAGCCGCGTCTTCAATGGCATGGTGAGTCGATTGACCGGGGTGAAGTTGCATGATCACAATTGCGGATACAAATCGTATCGGCGCGAGATCTTTGACGAGGTTCGGCTGTACGGCGAACGGCATCGATTCGTTCCCGTGTTGGCGGCCGCCCGCGGATGGCAGGTCGGCGAGATCGAAGTGGAACACCACGCGCGTGAATTTGGCAGTTCCAAATACGGTGTTTCGCGGCTGGTCAAAGGGTTCCTGGATTTGCTGACGATCTATTTCGTGACCAGGTTTTCGGCACGTCCGCTGCACCTGATCGGCACCTTCGGTTTGCTTAGCTTTGCCGCCGGCGGGATGGGCATCGTGTATCTATCGGTTCGCTGGTGCGTGTCCCGGCTTTCAGATTCGATGGTCGATTTGCACCTGCACCAAACGGCCATCTTTTACTACTGCATTCTGTTTGTCCTGCTGGGATCCCAGCTCTTCTTGGCCGGATTGTTGGCGGAACTGATCGTTTCCAAGACCGACGACCGACGCACCGTTTACAACATCGCCGATCGATTGCCCAAGTGA
- a CDS encoding AsmA-like C-terminal region-containing protein, with product MSRWLFAALIVAASLLAIRSLAPQTIGETARCKFLSQLREHYPNHDVSVRHGHFDPNVGLVFEDLRISEPASSMLQFRSREMVRIERLTVIGDLHAEKLLDQQNPLVTRRVLVEGLTANLWLEDDDQLSILSLLPLPKLGPAAPRIDLRQVRLRLLGDSPSSRPIDAEMSEVVILNHVHPDQSVDTDITVVGATDFANDVKLKVSMRGGSLDVRCAANGVHFNRRLYDNLPSGWRQMVHHAKDLNCVCDSSISYHRTAAGKTNYQIRTAIHDGRFAHTRLPEPISQIRGLIVCDPSGLTIEASQANLGDAIMQITGKFADLKWPCQADLEIRTRGLLLDDRLSSALPASLQEGWRKLQPFGRIDIDAKLAHRDGQWQTDADLTCKGVDVRYEKFPYPIEQVVGPIRLRNNILTTEGLSGRIASQLMQCAFRLPTKPEITHEKSLVVTTDGPIPIDNSLLKSLSPRGADTTGLESFVRSLRPRGSIQLGMAVFATDARGHQTKKIELKVIDGHMRYDKFAYPLYNVSGGIVVDNDLVTLSGFRATNANAGVITCDGTYRMPTTHTPPAQFRITDDQVVAPSVSRLDMNFQASNVPMDESLRSSLPWTTQQTWDAISPSGVLDELNLRLGKTGVDGPIQLDITARQRDHGQVTNRILSIRPSSLPYRLDVTGGVVHFDGSSVKIESLYASHDASKLSAEGVCVQDDDGRWVLTAQLHSGSRLHPDAELIAALPSQMREAMRRLQLRGPVSIRGSTRLTIPDEARPEPIIDWDLDLQLEGNRIADVGPVHSLRGEISIKGTRNESILQADGQVKIDSMHIDDLQVTGIRGPFSINDDRLLLGGRSTQRRIPASFRTSNVAPSISGRLFDGSIDMDGEVILSSGDFDVGVAVQNARVPTLLADFGYGDADLTGTFTGQTKLQGNLGSSDLLKGNGAARVTGANLYQLPMIVKVMNLINLKPTEDVAFTDGEVEFTIFGDAVTFNDLQIWGDLVSLQGGGTMNRRQELDLTFNTRVSPQNTFTKIIRPLRSQRYTLMTIDVTGPLSNVQIERRALDGVGETLGRIFPGMGGQEPETSADSGGGFGGWFR from the coding sequence ATGTCGCGATGGTTGTTTGCTGCGCTGATCGTGGCCGCGTCGCTGTTGGCGATCCGTTCGTTGGCCCCACAAACGATCGGTGAAACGGCGCGTTGCAAATTTCTAAGCCAGCTTCGCGAGCATTATCCCAACCACGATGTCTCGGTCCGCCACGGGCACTTTGACCCCAACGTCGGGTTGGTGTTCGAAGATTTGCGGATCAGCGAACCGGCATCGTCGATGCTGCAATTCCGGTCTCGTGAAATGGTCCGGATCGAACGGCTGACGGTGATCGGGGATCTGCACGCCGAAAAGCTATTGGATCAACAGAATCCACTGGTGACTCGCCGTGTCTTGGTCGAGGGACTGACCGCCAACCTGTGGCTTGAAGACGACGACCAACTATCGATCCTGTCGTTGCTGCCCCTGCCAAAACTCGGGCCGGCCGCACCACGCATCGATCTGCGGCAGGTCCGATTGCGGCTATTGGGTGATTCCCCCAGCAGTCGCCCGATCGACGCCGAGATGTCCGAGGTGGTGATCCTGAACCACGTTCATCCCGATCAATCGGTCGACACGGACATCACCGTGGTCGGCGCCACGGACTTTGCCAACGACGTCAAGTTGAAGGTGTCGATGCGAGGCGGTTCACTGGACGTTCGCTGTGCGGCCAACGGCGTGCACTTCAACCGCCGTCTGTACGACAACCTGCCATCGGGTTGGCGACAAATGGTGCACCACGCCAAAGACCTGAACTGTGTCTGCGATTCATCGATTTCGTACCATCGAACCGCGGCGGGGAAAACCAACTACCAAATTCGAACGGCGATCCACGATGGGCGTTTCGCGCACACACGGTTGCCCGAACCCATTTCCCAGATCCGTGGCTTGATCGTGTGTGACCCATCGGGGCTGACGATCGAAGCATCGCAAGCCAACCTGGGTGACGCGATCATGCAGATCACCGGCAAGTTTGCTGACCTGAAATGGCCATGTCAGGCCGACCTGGAAATCCGCACCCGCGGATTGTTGTTGGACGATCGGTTGTCATCCGCACTGCCGGCATCCCTGCAAGAAGGGTGGCGAAAACTGCAGCCCTTTGGCCGCATCGATATCGACGCCAAATTGGCCCATCGCGACGGCCAGTGGCAAACCGATGCTGACTTGACCTGCAAAGGCGTCGACGTACGTTACGAAAAGTTCCCCTATCCGATCGAACAAGTCGTCGGCCCGATCCGACTTCGCAACAACATTCTGACGACCGAAGGTTTAAGCGGACGGATCGCCAGCCAATTGATGCAGTGCGCATTCCGGCTGCCCACCAAGCCAGAGATCACCCACGAAAAATCGTTAGTCGTCACCACCGACGGTCCCATCCCGATCGACAATTCGTTGCTGAAATCGTTGTCGCCGCGAGGCGCCGATACGACCGGGTTGGAATCATTCGTCCGCTCGCTACGCCCGCGTGGTTCGATCCAACTTGGGATGGCGGTTTTTGCGACCGATGCGCGGGGGCACCAAACCAAAAAGATTGAACTGAAAGTCATCGACGGTCACATGCGGTACGACAAATTCGCGTACCCGTTGTACAACGTGTCGGGCGGCATCGTCGTCGACAATGACCTGGTGACACTGTCGGGATTCCGTGCAACCAATGCCAATGCTGGCGTCATCACCTGTGATGGCACCTACCGAATGCCGACCACGCACACGCCGCCCGCCCAGTTCCGAATCACGGACGACCAGGTCGTCGCGCCGTCGGTATCCCGACTAGACATGAATTTCCAAGCATCGAACGTACCGATGGACGAATCGTTGCGGTCGTCGTTGCCATGGACGACTCAGCAAACCTGGGATGCGATCTCCCCGAGCGGTGTGCTGGACGAATTGAACTTACGGCTGGGCAAAACCGGCGTCGATGGTCCCATCCAATTGGACATCACGGCCCGTCAACGGGATCACGGACAGGTCACCAACCGCATCCTTAGTATCCGACCGTCATCGCTTCCCTATCGGTTGGATGTCACCGGCGGCGTGGTTCACTTTGATGGATCCAGTGTCAAAATCGAATCGTTGTACGCCAGCCATGATGCATCCAAGCTATCGGCCGAAGGGGTTTGCGTGCAGGACGACGATGGCCGCTGGGTGCTAACCGCACAACTCCATAGCGGCAGTCGGCTTCACCCGGATGCCGAGTTGATCGCGGCCCTGCCAAGTCAGATGCGGGAAGCGATGCGACGACTGCAACTTCGCGGTCCGGTCAGCATCCGTGGCAGCACACGATTGACGATCCCCGACGAAGCCCGCCCGGAACCGATCATCGATTGGGACTTGGACCTACAGCTGGAGGGCAACCGAATTGCGGATGTCGGACCGGTGCATTCGCTGCGTGGCGAGATCTCCATCAAAGGCACTCGAAACGAATCGATCTTGCAAGCCGACGGGCAAGTCAAAATTGACTCGATGCACATCGACGACCTGCAAGTCACAGGAATCAGAGGCCCGTTTTCAATCAACGACGATCGACTGTTGTTGGGCGGCAGATCGACACAGCGTCGCATTCCGGCATCGTTCCGCACATCGAACGTTGCCCCATCAATCAGCGGCCGATTGTTCGACGGTTCGATCGACATGGACGGCGAGGTGATCCTGTCGTCGGGAGACTTCGATGTTGGTGTCGCCGTCCAAAACGCACGCGTCCCGACCCTGTTGGCTGACTTCGGCTACGGCGATGCCGATCTGACGGGGACGTTCACCGGACAAACGAAACTACAGGGCAACCTGGGCAGCAGCGACTTACTAAAAGGCAATGGCGCGGCGCGAGTCACCGGAGCGAACCTGTATCAGTTGCCCATGATCGTGAAGGTCATGAACTTGATCAACCTGAAGCCGACCGAAGACGTGGCATTCACCGACGGGGAAGTCGAGTTCACGATCTTTGGCGATGCCGTCACGTTCAACGATCTACAGATTTGGGGCGACCTAGTATCGCTGCAAGGTGGCGGCACCATGAACCGACGCCAGGAATTGGACCTCACCTTCAACACCCGAGTCAGCCCTCAGAATACGTTCACCAAAATCATCCGACCGCTACGCAGCCAGCGATACACTTTGATGACGATCGACGTCACCGGACCACTTAGCAATGTCCAAATCGAACGCCGGGCGTTGGATGGCGTGGGAGAAACCCTGGGCAGAATCTTCCCCGGAATGGGCGGGCAAGAACCCGAAACATCCGCCGATTCAGGGGGTGGGTTTGGTGGCTGGTTCCGCTAG
- the ectB gene encoding diaminobutyrate--2-oxoglutarate transaminase, producing the protein MTIAVVLRQASSDDSLFLVVLRSSLHFLQAAVMTDQIEHIESNVRGYAKLFPTVFDTAIGSTLCDQSGKTFIDFFCGAGTLNYGHNHAGAKEALLRYISRNGIQHSLDTVTTAKIDFLTAFENTILKPRQLDYVVQFTGPTGTNAVEAAIKLAKKRTGRSHIVAFTNAYHGHTLGSLALTGNRYFHNDLYGSHNDVTHLPFDRYLGDFDTSAILAKMLSDSSSGLPLPAAVILETVQGEGGINVASTQWLRKIAELCTANDILLIIDDIQVGNGRTGKFFSFEESGIHPDIVCLSKSIGGGLPMSLVLIRRDDDVWQPGEHTGTFRGNNLAFVAATAVLKHWDDPHFESQIETRSRVIQAWLTETCQRYSSQSFDRRGRGLIWGLDVRCGKLARQIIDRSFDAGLLIEASGADDQVLKLLPALTIEMPLLVEGLNILDRAIAASIQPANSTAANSTVLTPHFPAPAFSGLLSESAASGTTRS; encoded by the coding sequence ATGACGATAGCCGTCGTTCTCCGACAGGCCAGCAGCGACGATTCTCTATTCCTCGTCGTGCTGCGATCATCGCTTCATTTTCTTCAGGCTGCCGTTATGACGGACCAGATCGAGCACATTGAATCCAACGTCCGCGGTTACGCAAAATTGTTTCCGACGGTTTTCGATACCGCGATCGGATCGACACTGTGCGACCAATCCGGAAAAACGTTCATCGACTTTTTCTGTGGCGCCGGAACGCTGAATTACGGGCACAACCATGCGGGAGCCAAAGAAGCGTTGCTGCGATACATTTCACGCAACGGCATCCAGCACTCGCTAGACACCGTGACGACTGCCAAAATCGATTTCTTGACAGCCTTCGAAAACACGATTCTAAAACCTCGGCAACTGGACTACGTCGTTCAGTTCACCGGGCCGACGGGAACCAATGCGGTCGAAGCCGCGATCAAACTGGCAAAGAAACGCACCGGCCGATCGCACATCGTTGCCTTTACCAACGCCTACCATGGCCACACACTCGGGTCGCTGGCGTTAACCGGCAATCGATATTTCCACAACGACCTGTACGGTTCTCATAACGACGTCACCCACTTGCCATTTGATCGATACCTGGGCGACTTCGACACCTCAGCGATCCTGGCCAAAATGCTATCGGATTCAAGCAGTGGGTTGCCACTGCCGGCGGCCGTGATCTTAGAAACCGTCCAAGGCGAAGGCGGCATCAACGTCGCCAGTACCCAGTGGCTTCGCAAGATTGCCGAACTTTGCACGGCTAACGACATCCTACTGATCATCGATGACATTCAGGTCGGCAACGGACGCACCGGAAAGTTCTTCAGTTTCGAAGAATCCGGCATCCATCCGGACATTGTCTGTTTGTCGAAATCGATTGGTGGCGGACTGCCGATGTCATTGGTTTTGATCCGCCGTGATGACGACGTCTGGCAACCAGGCGAACACACTGGCACGTTCCGCGGAAACAACTTGGCATTCGTCGCGGCGACGGCCGTCTTGAAACACTGGGACGATCCCCACTTCGAATCTCAGATCGAAACACGCAGTCGTGTGATCCAGGCTTGGTTGACGGAAACCTGCCAACGTTACTCATCGCAATCGTTTGACCGTCGCGGACGCGGACTGATTTGGGGCTTGGATGTGCGATGCGGCAAACTGGCTCGCCAGATCATCGATCGTTCGTTCGATGCGGGATTGCTGATCGAAGCCTCTGGCGCCGACGACCAGGTATTGAAACTGTTGCCCGCGTTGACGATTGAAATGCCGCTGCTGGTCGAAGGATTGAACATTCTGGATCGGGCGATCGCCGCGTCGATCCAACCGGCGAATTCGACCGCCGCCAATTCCACGGTTCTAACGCCGCACTTTCCTGCGCCTGCATTCTCGGGATTGCTGAGCGAATCGGCGGCATCGGGAACCACGCGTTCATGA